In the genome of Variovorax sp. PAMC26660, the window GGAGAACACGAACACTGGCGCATGGCCGGCGCGGCGACAGGCGTCGAGCAGGGCGCGCGTGGTGTCGAGGTTGCTGCGCATGCCGAGGTCGAAGTCGGCCTCGCACTCGCCGCTGACGGCCGCCGCGAGATGGAACACCACGTCTGTGCCGGCCAGTGGCAGTGCGCTGTTGCCTGCCTGTTCGTACAGGTCGCCTTGCACGAACTGGATGCGGGCATCGGCTGCAAGGTCGGCGGGCGGCGGCACGCGGTCGGCCAATGTGATGCGCGAGATGCCCCTGGCCGCGCCGCGTGCCAGCGCGATGGGACCGCCCGCGAGCAGGGTGCGTGCGAGCCGTGCGCCGAGAAAGCCGCAGCCGCCGGTGATGAGGATGTTCATGGTGTTGTCTCTTTCCTTTTTTCTTCAGGCTTCTTTTTTCGGGGCGGGCAGTTCGATGCCGGGGAAGATCTTGATGACGGCGCTGTCGTCCTCGCGCGCAAAGCCGGCGGTCGATGCCTGCATGAACATTTGATGCGCGGTGGACGACAGCGGCAACGGAAACTTGCTGGCCCGTGCCACGTCGAGCACGAGGCCCAAATCCTTCACGAAGATGTCGACGGCGGACAGCGGCGTGTAGTCGCCCGCGAGCACATGGGCCATGCGGTTCTCGAACATCCAGCTGTTGCCCGCGCTGTGCGTGATGACTTCGTAGAGCGCGGCCGGGTCCACGCCTTCGCGCAGGCCCAGCGCCATCGCCTCCGCGGCCGCCGCGATGTGCACGCCGGCCAGCAGCTGGTTGATGACCTTGACCTTGCTGCCCGCACCTGCCGAGTCGCCCAGGCGGTAGACCTTGGCCGCCATCGCGTCGAGCACGGTGCCGGCCTTCGCGTAGGCGGCGGGCGTGCCGGCGGTCATCATCGTCATCTGGCCGCTCGCGGCCTTGGCAGCGCCGCCGGAGATGGGTGCATCGAGGTACAGGATGCCTTGAGCGGCGAGGCGTGCTTCGAGGGCGACCGACCAGTTCGGGTCAACGGTGGAGCACATCACGAACAGGCTGCCGGGTTTCATCGATGCGGCGCAGCCGGACGTGGTGCCGTCGCCGAACAGCACGGAGTCGGTCTGCTGCGCGTTGACGACGACGCAGATCACGATGTCGCACTGTGCGCCGAGCGCTTCGAGCGTGGCGCAGGCGGTGCCACCTTCGCGGGCAAAGGCTTCGGCGGCTTCACGGCGCACGTCGAACACATGCGGCGCATGGCCCGCGCGGCGCAGCGATTGCGCCATGCCAGTGCCCATGGCGCCAAGGCCCACAAGGCCGACGACGGGGGTTTGGGGGGTGGTCATGAGGGAGGTGCTTTCAGGGATTGAAAGAGGGAAACGGTGTTGCCGTGTTTGTCTTTATTTGTCAGGTCATCATACAAATATGGGCGCACAGATCAACCCCTGGGATGGGCCCTTTGCTCTTTGATTTGTCGCGTTGTGTTGTGGGGCGCTGCTGTTCAGGGCGTCGCTCACGCCGACACGGTGCTCTTTTTCGCGAATGTCCCCCGCTTCGCTCCTCCTTTATTTCGCGAAAAAGAGCCCCGTATCGACGTAAGCGCTCAGAGCAGTCGTTGCTCGCAGGATCAATCAGAGCGTGCCCAAGTGCGAATGACATCGGGTGCTCCCCGCAGCGAAATAAAGGAGGAGCGAAGCGGGGGACATTCGCGGAGGGGGAGTGCCCGGTGTCATTCGCACGCGCCCCGAACAAAACAGCGCCTGAATCGCAAAATCCGACAACTCACTTCCCCTCCGGCCAGCCCTTTTCAACAAGCGGCCGCGCAAGCTGATCCCCCTCCTGCTGCCAAAACGCAGGATCGGCCTGCTCGATACGGCGGATCGCGTTGTCCATGTGCGCCTTGGCCGCTTCGCGCGCGCCCGTCGCATCACCGGCCTCAATGGCCTCGATGATCAACGCGTGCTCCTGCGCCACCTGGCTTGCAAAGTCGGCACGGCGCGCCTCGTTGGCCCGCGTGACGCGCGTGGCGCCATGCAGGAACTGCCGCAGGTACTGCAGCGTGCCGATCAGGAAAGGATTGCGCGCGGCCTCGGCGATGGCGCGGTGAAAACGCACATCTTCGTCCGCACCGTTGCCACCGGCCTTCACCGCCGCCTGCAACGCCTTGATGGCCTCGCGGATGCGGCGCAGGTCGGTCTTGCTGCGCCGCTCGGCTGCCAGCCCGGCCACCTCGGCTTCGAGCGCGCGGCGCAACTCGACCATCTGGATCACCGCTTCGCGCGAGGCCACATGCGGCATCTCGAAGCGCAACGGCTCGACCCCGGCGGCGCGCACATACACGCCGCTGCCCTGTCGCGAATCGACCAGCTCCAGCGACTTGAGCCGCGAGACGGCTTCGCGCACGACGGTGCGGCTCACGCCGAACTGCGCGGCCAGTGCGGCCTCGGTCGGCAGGCGGTCGCCTTCCGACAGACGCCCGCTGCGCACCTCGGCGGCCAACGCATCGGCCACCTGGTCGGCCAGGCGGACGGCAGGGGCGAGGGATTGGAAACGTGCGGTCATGGACGCGGGGAGCGGTGGGGCCTGCGACTCTAACGCAGGCCTTCGCACCATGCCCTCGCACCGCGCGGGATCAGTTCAACGCGTGACGCGCGGCGCGCACGATGCTCGCGGCATCCACGCCGAAGAACTGGCGCAGCGCAGCGCGCGTGTCGCTGCGGCCGAAGCCATCGGTGCCGAGCGAGAGGTAGCGACGGCCTTCGGGCAGGAAGGCGCGCACGCTCTCGGGCACGGCGCGCACGTAGTCGGTAGCGGCGACGATCGGGCCCTTGCCCTTGCCAAGCTGCTGCGCGATGAACGCGGTGCCAGCTTCTTCACCGGCCAACGCGCGCTGTTCGCAGGCCAGGCCATCGCGCGCCAGCTCGCTCCAGCTCGTGACGCTGAACACCTCGGCTTCGATGCCTTCGTCGGCCAGCAGTTGCGCGGCCTTGACCACTTCGGTGAGGATCGCGCCCGAGCCCATGAGCGTGACCTTCTGCTTCGCCTTGCCCTTGGCAGGCGAATACGTACCGAAGCGGTAGCACCCGCGCAGGATGTCGCCTTCCGCGCCCTCGGGCACATCGGGCTGCGCGTAGTTTTCGTTCATGAGCGTGACGTAATAGAAAACGTCTTTCTGCTCGACCATCATTTCGCGGATGCCCGCATCGACGATCACCGCCATCTCGCCCGCATACGCCGGGTCGTAGGCCTTGCAGTTGGGGATGGTCGCGGCCACGAGGTGGCTGCTGCCGTCCTGGTGCTGCAGGCCTTCGCCGCCGAGCGTGGTGCGGCCCGACGTGGCGCCGAGCAGGAAGCCACGTGCCCGCTGGTCGGCGGCGGCCCAGATCGCATCGCCCACGCGCTGGAAGCCGAACATCGAGTAGTAGATGTAGAAGGGCAGCATCGCCAGCCCGTGCACGCTGTAGCTGGTGGCCGCTGCCGTCCAGCTGGCGATGGCGCCGGCTTCGCTGATGCCCTCTTCGAGGATCTGGCCGTCGGTGGCTTCGCGGTAGCTCAGCACCGAACCGATGTCCTCCGGCGCATAGCGCTGGCCCACGCTCGAATAGATGCCCACCTGCTTGAACAGGTTGGCCATGCCGAAGGTGCGCGCCTCGTCGGCCACGATGGGCACGATGCGCGGGCCCAGGGCCTTGTCTTTCATGAGATTGCCCAGCATGCGCACGAAGGCCATGGTGGTGCTCATTTCCTTGCCTGCGGCCGCTGTAGCGAACTGCGCATAGCTGGCGATGTCGGGCTTGGGCACCACGTCGCAGGCGGTCTCGCGCCGTGGCATGGCGCCGCCGAGCGCTTCGCGGTGCTGGCGCAGGTAGCGCATCTCGGCGCTGTCCTCGGCGGGGCGGAAGAAGTCCATCGCGGTGGCCTGCGCGTCGGTCAGCGGCAAGTTGAAGCGGTCGCGGAATTCGATGAGATCGACGTCACCCATCTTCTTGTGCGAGTGCGTCGTCATCTTGCCCTGGGCCGCGCTGCCCATGCCGTAGCCTTTCTTGGTGTGGGCCAGGATCACGGTGGGCTGGCCCTTGTGCTTGGCCGCCGCGGCGTATGCGGCATGGATCTTCACGAGGTCGTGGCCGCCGCGCTTCAAGCGGTCGATCTGCTCGTCGGTCATGCCTTCGGCAAGGCGCGCGAGCTCGGGGTTCTGGCCGAAGAAGTTGTCGCGGTTGAAGCGGCCGTCCTTCGCGGCGAAGGTCTGCATCTGGCCGTCGACGGTGTTGGCGAACACGCGGGCGAGCGCGCCACTGACGTCCTGCGCGAACAGGCCGTCCCAGTCGCTGCCCCACACGAGCTTGACGACGTTCCAGCCGGCACCGGCGAAGAGCTTTTCCAGCTCGTCGATGATGCGGCCGTTGCCGCGCACCGGGCCGTCCAGGCGCTGCAGGTTGCAGTTGACCACCCACACGAGGTTGTCGAGCTTCTCGCGCGCGGCGAGCGTCAATGCGCTCATCGATTCGGGTTCGTCCATCTCGCCGTCGCCGAACACGCCCCAGACCTTGCGGCCTTCGCAGTTCAGCAAATTGCGGTGCGTGAGGTAGCGCATGAAGCGCGCGTGATAGATCGAGCTGATCGGGCCGATGCCCATCGAGCCAGTGGGGAACTGCCAGAAGTCCGGCATCAGGTACGGATGCGGGTAGCTGCTCAGGCCGCGCGCACCGCTGCCTTGCGTGAAGGCAGGCGCGGTCAGTTCCTGGCGGTAGTGCTTCAGGTCTTCTTCGCTCAGGCGCCCTTCGAGGAAAGCGCGGGCATAGACGCCGGGCGCGCTGTGCGGCTGGAAGAACACGAGGTCACCGCGATGCGCCTCGCTGCGCGCGTGGAAGAAATGATTGAAGCCGGTCTCGAACAGATCGGCCGCGCTCGCATAGCTGGCGATGTGGCCGCCAAGCTCGCCATACGCCTGGTTGGCCTTGGCCACCATCGCGAGCGCATTCCAGCGCATCAGCGAGGCCAGCCGCTCTTCGACCGCGAGGTCGCCCGGGAACGGCGGCTGGTCTTCCACCGCGATGGTGTTGACGTACGGCGTTGCCAGTTCGGGTTGCCAGCCGATGCGCTGCTGCCGCGCGAGGCGGGCCAGCTCCACCAGCATCTGGCGCGCGCGCTGCGGACCGTGCGCTTGCGCCAGCGCCAGGAAGGCGTCGCGCCACTCGGCGGTCTCTGCGGGGTCGGGGTCGTGCGAAAGCGGCGTGTCGAGCAGCAATGCGCGCATCTGGTCGGCTGAAATCGGGGCGTTCATATCGGCACTTTAGGCCGGCATGCGAAGAATTAGCTACCGGCGCAGCCAATTCCATGCCAGCGTCGCAGCATAAGATGCCGCCACTTCCAACTTGCACGGCATTTCATGCAACTCGACGCCATCGACCTGCGCATCCTCGACGAACTGCAACGCGACGGCGCGCTGTCGAACGTGGAACTGGCGCGCCGCGTGCACCTGTCGCCCTCGCCGTGCCTGGCCCGGGTAAAGGCGCTCGAAGCCAACGGCGTGATCGGCCGCTACGTGGCGCTCGCGAGCCCCAAGGCGCTGGGCCTGGGCCTGAACGTGTTCATCTCGATCAGCCTGAAGACGCAGAGCAAGCATTCGCTGGCCGACTTCGAGCAGCGCATCGCCGAGCACGACGAGGTGATGGAGTGCTACCTGATGACGGGCGACCGCGACTACCTGATCCGCGTCGCCGTGGCCGACATGGCGGCGCTGGAGAAATTCATCATGGAACAGCTCACGCCGATTCCGGGGATCGAGAAGATCCGGTCGAGCTTTGCGTTGAAGCAGGTGAGATACAAGACGGCGCTGCCGTTGCCAAGAGAATAGGTACTCCCCCAGGCTTCGCGCACTTCGTGTCGCTGCGCCAACCCCCTCGCCGGGGGCAACACCGGTGGCCCGGCAAAGCCGGTTCCACGGTGTTCCCCGGAGGGGCCTGGGGTCCAGGGATGCTCAGAGACCGATGAGACCGCCGTCGTTCTTCGTGATCACCACCGTTGCCGATCGCGGGCGCGTCTTGTCGCCGTCCGGCCAGTGGCTGAGGAACTTGCCCGGATCATTGATGTCGGCCTTGGCCGTGTTCTCGCCCGGATGCTGGATGTTCACGAACAGCGCACGGCCGTCGCCAGATTCGGCGATGCCGGTGATTTCACAATCAACCGGGCCCACGAGGAAACGACGCAGGCCGTCGGTGCCCGGGGCCTTGCCGACGAAGGTGGCCTGCGTGGCGGTGGTGCCGCCATCGACGTTGGTGATGGTCTTCGCAGCACCATCGCCGACCTTGCCCGGCAGGGCGCCGAGCAGCATGCAGTTGGTCACGTCGGTGTACTTGCCATCGTCGGTCTCGATCCACAGCAGGCCGGGCGCGGCCTGGCTGAACCACATGCCGTCAGGGCTGGAGAAGTCGTTGTCGGCGCCGAGGGCGGACAGGTTCACGTCGGCCGATGCGGTCGAGCGCGCGCCGAACATGTACACGTCCCACTTGAAGGTGACGGCAGCGGGGTCGCCGCCGGTATCGGCGAAACGGATGATGTGGCCGTTCGGATTGCCCTTTTGCGCGACGCCACCCTTCGGATCGTTGTACGAACGCGGGTTGGCCGCGTCGGTGCCGGTGACCGCGCGTGCCGAGTTGTTGGTGAGAGTGAGGTACACCTCGCCGTTCTTCGGGTTGACGGCCGTCCATTCCGGGCGGTCCATCTTCGTGGCGCCAGCCACGTCGGCAGCGAGACGCGTGTTGACCAAGACATCGGCCGCATCGGCGAAAGCGTAAGCGGGGTTGCTCGCGGTGATGCCGTTGACGCCGAGCTTGAGTTCGAGCCAGTCGCCCGTGCCGTCGGCCTTGAACTTGGCCACATAGAGCTTGCCGTCGTCCATGTACTTGTCGCCGGCGGCGATGCCGCCGCCGATGTCGGCCGCATCCCAGTTCCTGGTGGACACGAACTTGTAGAGGTACTCGTTCTGCGAGTCGTCGCCCATGTACCAGACGAGCGGCTTGCCGACGACGACCGGTCCGAGGCAGGCGCCTTCATGGCCGAAGCGGCCGAGCGCGGTGCGCTTCCTGGGCGTGCTGGCGGTGGTGAACGGATCGATCTCGACCACCCAGCCGTAGGTGTTGGAACCGTTGCGGAAGTCGTCGGTGGCGGTGGCACCGATGACCTCGGTGTTCCAGCGTCCGTAGAGGTTGTCCGCAGTGTCCGGCGTGAAAGTAGCCCAGAGTTCGCGGCCGTTGCCGGCGACTCCGTAGCGCGCGAAGGACGCGAGTTCCTTCGTCGAGCGTTTGGCGTTGTCCGTCCCGGTGATACGGCGGAAGTAGCCGGCCCAGTTTTCTTCGCAGGTCAGGTACGTGCCCCATGGCGTGGTGCCGTTGGCGCAGTTGTTGACCGTGCCGCGAGTCTTGCTGCCGTCGGTCGAGTACTTGGTCTTCAGATAGTCGGTCTTGGCGGCCGGTCCCGAGAAGTTCATCTCGGTCAATGTGTGAACGCGGCGGTTGAAGCTCGAATCCTGCTTGTAGCTCCAGGAGACGCCAGCACGGTTGACTTCGATCACGCTCACGCCATGCACGTAGAACTCGCGCAGCACTTCGTCGGAAACCGTTCGTACCGCGGCAGCGCCGCTGCCGGTGATGGTCTGGCCCGTGGGGTGCAGGAACACTGAGGTGATGGCTTCGTGGTTCATCACGAGCAGGCCGCGGGAGGGGTTGGCCGCATCCCACTTGCCCGACGCGTTCACGCCGAAGAAGGTCATGCCGTCGTGGTGATCGCCAGCGCGGCGGTCGAAGGTATTGGCAGCGTCGGTGCCGTTGTTCACATAGGCGGGCACGCCCGAAGCAATCGGGTCTCCCAGGCGGTAGAGCACGCTGGCCGTGTAGCCGGCGGGCACGGCGACCACGTCGGCGAGGCTCTTGGCAACCGCATCGAAGCCGAGCTTGAGCGACGCAGCAGGCGCGGGGGCCGGCGGGGGCGGCGGAGGCGCTGGCACGGGCGGCAGGATCGGAAAGCCGGCGCCGGCGCCACCACCGCCGCCGCAGGCCTGCAGCAGGGCCGTGCCGGCGGTGCCGACGCCAAGGCCGAACAGATGGCGACGGCTCAGGCGGGACGCGATCAGGTCGGTGAAAGAGGGGTTCGAGGTGGGATTGGTGCCGACGTCGTCGAGATCGATCCCGGCAGCGTCGGTACGGGTGTTTGCGGTCATGCGCAATTTCTTTCGTGGGTTGAAAAGGAAATCAACCCGCGAAGTTAGGCACTTCGCATGACATATCCGTGAAACGCTCAGGTTCTGGTCAGGTTGTTTTTGTGTTTTTCAAAGGAATGCGCACTTCGTGTTGCTTCGTTGCGCCCCCGAGCAGGAGGCCACGCCGGCGGCCCAACTGGGCCGGTGCTGGGGTGGGGTGGTGCTTGCGGCCCGCGCGCCGCGCGGATCAGGGCGCCGGCAGTTGCCGCGGCCACAGCGCCCACAGCCGCAGCGGCTGGTTCACGCTGGCCGCGAGCCGGCCGGCATCGGGGCCGGTGCCGGCAAAGTAGTCGGCCCGCACCGCGCCGAGGATGGCGCTGCCCGTGTCCTGCGCCACCACCAGTTTCTGCAGTTGCGCCGCCGGTCCGCTGGACGCCAGCCACACCGGCGTGCCGTACGGAATGCTCTCGCGGTCGACCGCGATCGAACGCCCCGCCGTCAGCGGCACACCCTGCGCGCCGCGCGGGCCGAAGGCGGCGTCGACCTCGCTCATCGTCTCTTCGCGGAAGAACACGTAGCGCGGGTTGCTCCACAGCAGTTGCGTCACGCGCTGCGGGTTCTGCGCGGCCCAGGTCTTGGTGTCATCGGGCCACTTGCCGACCTTGGTCACGCCCTGGCTCATCAGCCATTGCTGCACGCTGCGGTAGGGCTGCTCGTTGGTGGCCGAGAAGGCCACGCGCACGGTGTGCTGGTAGCCGTTGGCCTCGGTGATGCGAAGGCGCCCGGAGCCCTGGATGTGCAGCATCAGCGCGTCGATGGGGTCGGCCATCCAGGCAATCTCGCGGCCGCGCAGCGCGGCCTGGGCTTCGGGCAGGGTCTCGATTTCCTGGCGCGAGTACCAGGGACGGCGCGGCACGAGGCCGTCCGGGGCCTGGTAGATCGGCACGTTGAAGGTGGCGCTGGGCACGCGCGAGGCCTCGTACACGGGCTCGTAGTAGCTGGTGAGCTTGCCTTCGGTCTGGCCGTTCAGCGCCTCGATGCGGTAGGGCTGCAGCCGCTCGGTCATCCACTGGCGCTGCTCTTCGGGGGTGGCGATGGTGAGCTGGCGCACGTCGCGGCACAGCGGCGCGAAGGCGGCGTTGGGGCGCGAGCAGTTGGCCAGCAATGCGATCCATGCTTCATGCAGCGGGTCCTCGTCGAAGCCCGGCAGCTCGGCCCAGCCGACCGGCACCCAGCGGCTCTTGGGGTGCGCGAGCGAGCCGGTCAGCGGGCCGAGGTCGCGCGGCGGGGCGATGACGGAAGGACGGGTTGGCGCCACAGGCACGCGCGGGCCGACGGAACAGCCGGCCAGCGTTGCTACGATCACCAGCCCAACCGTCCACAGGAGTCCATTTCTCATGGGTTTGATTCTGCTTGAAGCCCTCGCCGCGGGACTCGTGTTCATCTTGATCATTTGGTGGACCATGTTTTCCGGCCGCAAGAAGGGTGAATTGCACGACGATGCCGACGCCGAGGACAGTGCCAAGGCCGCCGATCGGAATCCGCCGCCGAAATCGTGAATTGATCGTGTAGCCCGCCACCGCACGCTGGTGTCGGAAAAGCACCCTATTGCTATTACTTTAGTAGCAATCATCGCAGCATTCATGCGCGATGGCGAAACTTTTCTTATTTTCTGTAGGGCTATGAACCCGTACCATCGGGGCACGTCCGGGAGCTAAGCTGTGGCCCGCCTGATTCAACCTAGAAAGGTATCGCCATGAAAAAATTTGTCCTCGCCACCGCCGCCACGGCCATCGTCCTGTCCGGCTGCGCCGGCGGCATGACCGACACCCAGCGCAACACCGGCATCGGTGCCGGCATCGGCGCGCTCGGCGGCGCAGTCATCGGCTCGGCCACCGGCGGCAACCGCGGTGCCATCGGCACGGGCGCGGTGGTCGGCGCGGCAGCCGGCGCGCTCGGCGGCTACCTGTGGTCGCAGCGCATGGAAAACCAGAAGCGCCAGATGGAAGCCGCCACCCAGGGCACGGGCGTGGCCGTGACGCAAACGGCGAACAACGAGCTGAAGCTGGCCATTCCGAGCGACGTGTCGTTCGATGTGGGCCGCTCCAACATCAAGTCGAATTTCGCACCGGTGCTCGACCAGTTCGCTAGTGGCCTGCGCAACAACCCGAACGCCGAGGTGCGCATCATCGGCCACACCGACAGCACCGGCTCCGATGCCATCAACAACCCGCTGTCGGTCGACCGTGCGTCCAGCACGCGCGATTACCTGGTGGCACGCGGCGTGAATGCCGGCGCCTTCCGCATCGAAGGCCGTGGTTCGCGCGAGCCGATCGCCGACAACAACAGCGACGCCGGCCGGGCACAGAACCGCCGCGTCGAGATCTACGTGGGCGAGCGCGCACCGCAAGGTTGAGCCGCCGGTCCATCCGTCACATCGGGGAAACCGGTCGCATTGAAAGGCCGGTTCCCAACGCCATTCCATTGGTCCAAGAAGAGGGAAAGCTCATGAGAAGATTTGTTGTTGCGAGTGCGGCGGCCGCCGCGTTGATGTTCATTGCAGGCTGCGCCTCGCAGGCCACGAAGCCTGCGGAAACGACAGCCGCCGCGCAGCCGGCACCGCCGGCCAACAGCTGGACGGCACGCCTGGCCGCACTGAAGAGCGATCTCGAAGCTTCGACCAAGGGCACGGGCGTGGTGATCGAGCAGACCACCGACAACCAGCTTCACGTGGTGATTCCGAACGACCTGTCCTTCGACACGGGCCGCTCCAACGTCAAGCGCAACCTGGCGCAGGTGCTGGACAAGGTCGCCGAAGGCCTGAAGACCGCCACCGCCGCCAGCGTGCGCGTGATCGGCCACACCGACAACACCGGCAGCGACGAAGGCAACGAACGCCTCTCGGTGAGCCGTGCCGACAGCGTGCGCAACCACCTGGTGGGACGCGGCGTGTCGACCACCGCCATCACGACCGACGGCCGTGGCGCGCGTGAACCGCTGGTCGACAACAACACTGCGGCTGGCCGCGCCCAGAACCGCCGCGTCGAAATCTTCGTCGCGGAAAAGGCCTGACCTTCTAGAGGTCCCGAAGTCGGTTCGCCAATTCGACGGCCGACTTCACTTCCATCTTCTCGAACACGCGCGCGCGGTGGACCTCCACCGTGCGCACGCTGATCGCGAGCTGGTCGGCAATCAGCTTGTTGGGCAGGCCCTCGACCACGAGCCGCATCACGTCGCGCTCGCGGTCGGTCAGCTCGGCAATGCGCTCGGCCAGGCTGCGGCGCACGCGTTGCGCCTCCAGTTCGCGCAGCGACGCGCCCAGCGCCTGCTCGATGCGGTCGACCAGGGCGTTGTCTGAAAACGGCTTCTCGCAAAAATCGAAAGCACCGCGCTTGACCGCATCGACGGCGGTCGGCACATCGGCATGGCCGGTCAGGAAGATCACCGGCATCGCGGCCAGCAAGCCGCGCTCGGCGAGCCGGTCGAACAGCACCAGCCCGCTGGTGCCAGGCATGCGCACATCGAGCAGCAGGCACAGCGGCTGCTCGGGCAACGGGCCTTGGTCAAGGAACTGCTCGAAAACCTCGGCGCTGCCGAAGTGCTCGGAGGCCAGGCGCCGCGAGCGCAGCAGCCAGGCCAAAGCCTCGCGCACGCTGGCGTCGTCGTCCACGATAAAAATCAAGCCATCGATCAGCGGTTGCATGCCATGAGGTCCAACGAAAAATTTGAAAGCGCAGTCAGGCGGCCGCCGGCAGGGTAAACCGGAAGACGGTGCCACGCGGGCGATTGGGCTCGAACATGAGCGCGCCGCCATGCTGCTCCACCACCGTGCGGCACAGGCTCAAGCCGAGTCCCATGCCATCGGCGCGCGTGGTGAAGAAGGGCGTGAAGAGCCGCTCGGCCACTTCCTCGCTGATGCCGCAGCCCAGGTCGGCCACCGAAAACTCCAGCCAGCGGCGACCGTCTTCCTGGCCCGTGCCACCCACCGCCACGGCGCGCGCCACGCGCAGCCGCAACACCCGGCTGCCGACGTTGTCGGGGCTGTCCATCGCCTGCATTGCATTGCGCGCCAGGTTCAGCAGCACCTGTTCGACCAGCGTGCGGTCGCACATGGCGGCGGGCAGGCGGTCTTCGAGCACCACTTCGATGATCACGCCGAGCTTGCGCGCCTGCAGCCGCACCAGCGGCAGCACCGCGTCGATCAGCGCCTGCGGCGCCACGGCCTCGCGCGTGCGGTCGCGCCGGCGCACGAAGTCGTGCACGC includes:
- the ltnD gene encoding L-threonate dehydrogenase encodes the protein MTTPQTPVVGLVGLGAMGTGMAQSLRRAGHAPHVFDVRREAAEAFAREGGTACATLEALGAQCDIVICVVVNAQQTDSVLFGDGTTSGCAASMKPGSLFVMCSTVDPNWSVALEARLAAQGILYLDAPISGGAAKAASGQMTMMTAGTPAAYAKAGTVLDAMAAKVYRLGDSAGAGSKVKVINQLLAGVHIAAAAEAMALGLREGVDPAALYEVITHSAGNSWMFENRMAHVLAGDYTPLSAVDIFVKDLGLVLDVARASKFPLPLSSTAHQMFMQASTAGFAREDDSAVIKIFPGIELPAPKKEA
- a CDS encoding Lrp/AsnC family transcriptional regulator, encoding MQLDAIDLRILDELQRDGALSNVELARRVHLSPSPCLARVKALEANGVIGRYVALASPKALGLGLNVFISISLKTQSKHSLADFEQRIAEHDEVMECYLMTGDRDYLIRVAVADMAALEKFIMEQLTPIPGIEKIRSSFALKQVRYKTALPLPRE
- a CDS encoding PhoX family protein — translated: MTANTRTDAAGIDLDDVGTNPTSNPSFTDLIASRLSRRHLFGLGVGTAGTALLQACGGGGGAGAGFPILPPVPAPPPPPPAPAPAASLKLGFDAVAKSLADVVAVPAGYTASVLYRLGDPIASGVPAYVNNGTDAANTFDRRAGDHHDGMTFFGVNASGKWDAANPSRGLLVMNHEAITSVFLHPTGQTITGSGAAAVRTVSDEVLREFYVHGVSVIEVNRAGVSWSYKQDSSFNRRVHTLTEMNFSGPAAKTDYLKTKYSTDGSKTRGTVNNCANGTTPWGTYLTCEENWAGYFRRITGTDNAKRSTKELASFARYGVAGNGRELWATFTPDTADNLYGRWNTEVIGATATDDFRNGSNTYGWVVEIDPFTTASTPRKRTALGRFGHEGACLGPVVVGKPLVWYMGDDSQNEYLYKFVSTRNWDAADIGGGIAAGDKYMDDGKLYVAKFKADGTGDWLELKLGVNGITASNPAYAFADAADVLVNTRLAADVAGATKMDRPEWTAVNPKNGEVYLTLTNNSARAVTGTDAANPRSYNDPKGGVAQKGNPNGHIIRFADTGGDPAAVTFKWDVYMFGARSTASADVNLSALGADNDFSSPDGMWFSQAAPGLLWIETDDGKYTDVTNCMLLGALPGKVGDGAAKTITNVDGGTTATQATFVGKAPGTDGLRRFLVGPVDCEITGIAESGDGRALFVNIQHPGENTAKADINDPGKFLSHWPDGDKTRPRSATVVITKNDGGLIGL
- a CDS encoding FadR/GntR family transcriptional regulator; protein product: MTARFQSLAPAVRLADQVADALAAEVRSGRLSEGDRLPTEAALAAQFGVSRTVVREAVSRLKSLELVDSRQGSGVYVRAAGVEPLRFEMPHVASREAVIQMVELRRALEAEVAGLAAERRSKTDLRRIREAIKALQAAVKAGGNGADEDVRFHRAIAEAARNPFLIGTLQYLRQFLHGATRVTRANEARRADFASQVAQEHALIIEAIEAGDATGAREAAKAHMDNAIRRIEQADPAFWQQEGDQLARPLVEKGWPEGK
- the mdeB gene encoding alpha-ketoglutarate dehydrogenase; the encoded protein is MNAPISADQMRALLLDTPLSHDPDPAETAEWRDAFLALAQAHGPQRARQMLVELARLARQQRIGWQPELATPYVNTIAVEDQPPFPGDLAVEERLASLMRWNALAMVAKANQAYGELGGHIASYASAADLFETGFNHFFHARSEAHRGDLVFFQPHSAPGVYARAFLEGRLSEEDLKHYRQELTAPAFTQGSGARGLSSYPHPYLMPDFWQFPTGSMGIGPISSIYHARFMRYLTHRNLLNCEGRKVWGVFGDGEMDEPESMSALTLAAREKLDNLVWVVNCNLQRLDGPVRGNGRIIDELEKLFAGAGWNVVKLVWGSDWDGLFAQDVSGALARVFANTVDGQMQTFAAKDGRFNRDNFFGQNPELARLAEGMTDEQIDRLKRGGHDLVKIHAAYAAAAKHKGQPTVILAHTKKGYGMGSAAQGKMTTHSHKKMGDVDLIEFRDRFNLPLTDAQATAMDFFRPAEDSAEMRYLRQHREALGGAMPRRETACDVVPKPDIASYAQFATAAAGKEMSTTMAFVRMLGNLMKDKALGPRIVPIVADEARTFGMANLFKQVGIYSSVGQRYAPEDIGSVLSYREATDGQILEEGISEAGAIASWTAAATSYSVHGLAMLPFYIYYSMFGFQRVGDAIWAAADQRARGFLLGATSGRTTLGGEGLQHQDGSSHLVAATIPNCKAYDPAYAGEMAVIVDAGIREMMVEQKDVFYYVTLMNENYAQPDVPEGAEGDILRGCYRFGTYSPAKGKAKQKVTLMGSGAILTEVVKAAQLLADEGIEAEVFSVTSWSELARDGLACEQRALAGEEAGTAFIAQQLGKGKGPIVAATDYVRAVPESVRAFLPEGRRYLSLGTDGFGRSDTRAALRQFFGVDAASIVRAARHALN
- a CDS encoding murein transglycosylase A is translated as MRNGLLWTVGLVIVATLAGCSVGPRVPVAPTRPSVIAPPRDLGPLTGSLAHPKSRWVPVGWAELPGFDEDPLHEAWIALLANCSRPNAAFAPLCRDVRQLTIATPEEQRQWMTERLQPYRIEALNGQTEGKLTSYYEPVYEASRVPSATFNVPIYQAPDGLVPRRPWYSRQEIETLPEAQAALRGREIAWMADPIDALMLHIQGSGRLRITEANGYQHTVRVAFSATNEQPYRSVQQWLMSQGVTKVGKWPDDTKTWAAQNPQRVTQLLWSNPRYVFFREETMSEVDAAFGPRGAQGVPLTAGRSIAVDRESIPYGTPVWLASSGPAAQLQKLVVAQDTGSAILGAVRADYFAGTGPDAGRLAASVNQPLRLWALWPRQLPAP
- a CDS encoding OmpA family protein — protein: MKKFVLATAATAIVLSGCAGGMTDTQRNTGIGAGIGALGGAVIGSATGGNRGAIGTGAVVGAAAGALGGYLWSQRMENQKRQMEAATQGTGVAVTQTANNELKLAIPSDVSFDVGRSNIKSNFAPVLDQFASGLRNNPNAEVRIIGHTDSTGSDAINNPLSVDRASSTRDYLVARGVNAGAFRIEGRGSREPIADNNSDAGRAQNRRVEIYVGERAPQG
- a CDS encoding OmpA family protein, which produces MRRFVVASAAAAALMFIAGCASQATKPAETTAAAQPAPPANSWTARLAALKSDLEASTKGTGVVIEQTTDNQLHVVIPNDLSFDTGRSNVKRNLAQVLDKVAEGLKTATAASVRVIGHTDNTGSDEGNERLSVSRADSVRNHLVGRGVSTTAITTDGRGAREPLVDNNTAAGRAQNRRVEIFVAEKA